One segment of Maridesulfovibrio ferrireducens DNA contains the following:
- a CDS encoding ATP-binding protein: MKIQKRLLRSTASIWLIIGMTAILTLVIVALAVFNYNREVRYMEKVLGEKGGALIKSFEAGARAGRMSRFGTESRLQALIDATAELPNILYITLTDQSGKVIAHSNPEQIGEVFLTESQIKALSPTQNAQWKILEDNHIPNSFIVFKEFITLDSDRDQMRGYMMGNRMQNRTPDGVKRPRAHMGRMHTQQFQEGMTKPLIFIGLDIQPFVDAREEDIKIMASTSVVLLLVALGCMVSLVWVQAYQRSNKQLKDTQAFASEIVSNLPVGLVVVGPDGSITHFNKDAASLLGVEEKVVINRSVDEILPANIIKLSEDGASMETPITRELSLKAAGKIFPVNISVAPVVTDEGLHLGKIIILNDLTEIHRLQSEMRQREKMAAIGNLAAGIAHEVRNPLSSIKGFATYFAGLFDEGSENQKAAKVMISETERLNRVISELLEFTRPSDFKLEKADMNVVLDTVSRLLQQDAISKGIEIVTQVDQGLPQIQLDADRIVQALLNIGLNGIQAMESGGQLSINVRASGSSVLITVSDTGVGIPEENKANIFDPYFTTKNKGTGLGLAVVRKIVEGHGGSVDISSLEGKGTTFTISLI, from the coding sequence GTGAAAATTCAAAAACGATTGTTAAGAAGTACCGCATCAATATGGCTCATCATAGGAATGACTGCGATTTTGACTCTGGTTATCGTCGCACTCGCTGTATTCAACTATAATCGTGAAGTGCGGTACATGGAGAAGGTACTTGGCGAAAAAGGGGGAGCTCTTATCAAATCCTTTGAGGCTGGAGCACGAGCTGGAAGGATGAGCAGATTTGGCACCGAAAGCAGGTTGCAGGCATTGATTGACGCAACAGCCGAGTTGCCAAACATCCTCTATATAACGCTCACAGATCAATCTGGTAAGGTAATTGCTCATAGTAATCCGGAACAAATTGGCGAAGTATTCCTTACCGAATCTCAAATTAAAGCCTTGTCTCCAACTCAAAATGCTCAATGGAAAATATTAGAGGACAACCATATCCCTAATTCATTCATAGTATTCAAAGAATTCATCACCCTCGACTCCGACAGGGATCAAATGCGGGGTTATATGATGGGGAACAGGATGCAGAATCGCACTCCTGATGGGGTAAAACGCCCAAGAGCACATATGGGTAGGATGCATACACAGCAATTTCAAGAAGGCATGACCAAACCTCTCATCTTCATAGGACTGGATATACAGCCGTTTGTTGATGCTCGCGAAGAGGATATCAAAATTATGGCTTCGACATCAGTAGTGCTGTTGTTAGTCGCTCTTGGTTGCATGGTCTCGCTGGTGTGGGTCCAAGCATATCAACGGTCTAATAAACAGTTGAAAGACACCCAGGCGTTTGCTTCGGAAATTGTCTCGAATCTCCCTGTTGGTTTAGTCGTGGTCGGCCCTGACGGAAGTATCACGCATTTTAACAAGGATGCCGCCTCTCTTCTTGGAGTTGAAGAAAAAGTAGTCATCAACCGATCTGTGGATGAAATTCTTCCTGCAAATATCATCAAACTTTCTGAAGATGGCGCAAGTATGGAAACCCCCATCACCAGAGAGCTTTCACTAAAGGCAGCCGGAAAGATTTTTCCTGTCAACATAAGCGTGGCTCCCGTGGTTACAGATGAAGGGCTTCATCTTGGGAAAATAATCATTTTGAACGACCTCACAGAGATCCATCGACTCCAATCAGAGATGAGACAACGTGAGAAAATGGCTGCTATTGGCAACCTTGCTGCAGGCATCGCACATGAGGTGCGCAATCCACTCAGTAGTATCAAAGGTTTTGCAACCTACTTTGCGGGTCTTTTTGATGAAGGAAGTGAGAATCAAAAGGCTGCAAAAGTGATGATCTCCGAAACTGAGCGGCTCAACAGGGTCATATCGGAGCTACTGGAATTTACCCGTCCTTCGGATTTCAAGCTTGAGAAAGCCGATATGAATGTCGTCCTAGATACTGTTTCCCGGTTGCTCCAACAAGATGCGATAAGTAAGGGCATTGAAATTGTAACCCAAGTTGATCAGGGCCTGCCACAAATTCAACTCGATGCAGATCGTATAGTTCAAGCTCTTCTCAATATCGGCCTTAATGGTATTCAGGCAATGGAGAGCGGGGGCCAATTGTCAATTAACGTACGAGCTTCTGGTTCTAGTGTACTGATCACAGTGTCTGACACTGGAGTTGGTATTCCTGAAGAGAACAAGGCTAATATTTTTGATCCGTATTTCACGACAAAAAATAAGGGAACCGGTCTCGGTCTCGCTGTCGTTAGAAAAATAGTGGAAGGCCATGGTGGAAGTGTCGACATATCAAGCTTGGAAGGCAAAGGCACGACATTCACAATTTCTTTAATATAA
- a CDS encoding SHOCT domain-containing protein, translated as MWNCNMGFMNGTGWFMGGGGFGMIFNLLILIAVVVVIYKIFQGFVIRPEGSRDRNDSLEILKRKFANGEINDEEYKRMREVLEN; from the coding sequence ATGTGGAATTGTAATATGGGATTCATGAATGGCACTGGCTGGTTTATGGGAGGGGGAGGATTCGGAATGATCTTTAACCTGCTCATCCTCATCGCCGTAGTTGTTGTGATATACAAAATTTTTCAAGGGTTTGTCATTCGCCCTGAAGGAAGCAGAGACAGAAATGATTCGTTGGAAATTCTCAAGCGGAAGTTTGCTAACGGTGAAATCAATGATGAAGAGTACAAGCGAATGCGAGAAGTGCTGGAAAACTGA
- a CDS encoding restriction endonuclease, giving the protein MAIPDYQTLMLPVLKLASDSKEHKFRDAVEQLADEFSLSSEERSEFLPSGNQAVFNNRVGWARSYLKQAGLLADPKRGFFTITEKGIELLASNPSEITTEILSQYPEFIEFRNRRKNSKEKNSSEVSEKAFDSLQTPEDALASAYKQLRKSLESELLTIVKDSSPSFFEKLVVDLLVNMGYGGNRQDAGKALGKSGDGGIDGIINEDRLGLDVIYIQAKRWEGSVGRPEIQKFAGALQGQRAKKGVFITSSSFTKGAEEYVSMIDTRIILIDGERLGRLMVDHNVGVSTVGKYEVKKVDSDYFDSE; this is encoded by the coding sequence ATGGCTATCCCAGACTACCAAACTTTGATGTTACCTGTATTGAAACTTGCTTCCGATAGTAAAGAACATAAGTTCAGAGATGCAGTCGAGCAGCTTGCGGATGAATTTTCACTGTCATCTGAAGAAAGAAGCGAATTTCTTCCAAGTGGCAATCAAGCCGTATTTAATAATCGTGTTGGTTGGGCTAGGTCATATCTTAAGCAGGCAGGGTTGTTAGCTGATCCTAAGCGAGGATTTTTCACTATCACTGAGAAGGGAATTGAGCTTTTAGCTTCCAATCCTAGCGAAATTACCACTGAAATTCTTAGTCAATACCCAGAATTTATTGAATTCAGAAATAGAAGAAAAAACAGCAAAGAAAAGAATAGTAGCGAAGTCTCAGAAAAGGCTTTCGACTCGTTACAAACTCCAGAAGATGCTTTGGCCTCAGCATACAAACAGTTGAGGAAAAGTCTTGAGTCAGAACTACTTACTATTGTTAAAGATTCTTCACCATCATTTTTTGAAAAGCTGGTTGTCGATCTGCTCGTTAATATGGGCTATGGCGGTAATCGGCAGGATGCAGGAAAAGCGCTGGGAAAAAGCGGAGACGGCGGTATAGACGGGATTATCAACGAAGATAGACTTGGCTTGGATGTCATATATATTCAAGCAAAACGCTGGGAAGGTTCGGTAGGTCGACCGGAAATTCAAAAATTTGCCGGAGCACTCCAAGGGCAACGAGCTAAGAAAGGTGTTTTTATTACGAGTTCATCGTTTACTAAAGGGGCAGAAGAATATGTTTCTATGATTGATACAAGAATTATTCTCATTGATGGAGAAAGACTAGGCCGCCTAATGGTTGATCATAATGTAGGTGTTTCAACCGTAGGAAAATATGAAGTTAAGAAGGTTGATTCTGACTATTTTGATAGCGAGTAA
- a CDS encoding ABC transporter permease codes for MSLKNSRNSVGIRPPAFRRNIFRLKSPAWFAIAGALAAASATPLLVIMSYLFSPQQEILSHLTENVLGGLIFNTAVLLACILPLTAIAGVGLGWLTGACDFPGRKFFSWALVLPFAIPPYVFAFVYLGIFDFTGPVQSLVRSIFPSTGFIDIRNGFGVSTILSLAFYPYVYLMSRSAFMTQGRTALEAARTLGHSPARAFFKVALPMARPFIAAGLVLVCMETLADFGAVSIFNYDTFTTAIYKAWFGMFSLASAAQLSSVLGIIVLVALVTEQKMRSRMRFTEAGRPNNTERLKLSGTWKWVAFSSCALMFFMAFALPCFKLIMWGLESIDSDLSRYLEYGLNTFLLGLVGATLTIAAALALAFVKRNDAGPLMNWATRLATLGYALPGTVLAVGIFIPAAWLDNTVVGGLKDLGFNATPFIQGSLGLMIAAYCIRFLAAGFGSVDSAIQRITPSIGEAARTLGATGTALLGRIYIPMLRKGLLTGAILVLVDIMKEMPITLMMRPFGWDTLAVKIYEYTSEGEWELAATPAVALILVGLIPVLLLTKQMDK; via the coding sequence ATGTCTTTAAAGAACTCCCGAAATTCAGTCGGAATTCGACCTCCGGCATTCCGGCGGAATATCTTTCGCCTCAAGTCTCCGGCATGGTTCGCCATTGCCGGAGCACTTGCGGCTGCGTCAGCCACGCCTCTACTCGTAATCATGAGCTATCTTTTTTCTCCACAGCAGGAAATATTGTCGCACTTGACTGAAAACGTACTCGGCGGGCTGATATTTAATACCGCTGTACTGTTGGCCTGCATTTTGCCCCTTACAGCTATAGCCGGAGTGGGACTTGGTTGGCTCACCGGAGCTTGTGATTTTCCAGGCCGCAAATTTTTCTCATGGGCATTGGTTCTGCCCTTTGCCATTCCTCCTTATGTGTTTGCTTTTGTTTATCTTGGAATTTTCGATTTCACAGGACCAGTACAGTCTCTCGTAAGAAGCATATTTCCTTCCACTGGATTTATAGATATCCGCAACGGATTCGGGGTCTCGACAATCCTTTCCCTTGCCTTCTATCCATATGTATATCTCATGAGTCGTAGCGCCTTCATGACTCAAGGACGCACAGCCCTTGAAGCAGCCCGCACGCTGGGTCATTCACCGGCAAGAGCATTTTTTAAAGTAGCGCTACCAATGGCACGCCCTTTTATTGCAGCTGGACTTGTGCTGGTCTGCATGGAAACTCTTGCAGATTTCGGTGCGGTTTCGATCTTCAACTACGACACTTTTACCACAGCTATTTATAAAGCATGGTTCGGTATGTTTTCCCTTGCAAGCGCCGCACAGCTTTCATCCGTATTGGGAATAATTGTTCTTGTCGCACTTGTTACTGAGCAGAAAATGCGCTCGCGCATGCGCTTCACAGAGGCAGGAAGACCAAACAACACTGAACGCCTAAAACTATCCGGCACTTGGAAGTGGGTGGCCTTTTCATCCTGTGCTTTAATGTTTTTTATGGCCTTTGCCCTTCCATGTTTCAAACTGATTATGTGGGGACTTGAATCCATTGATTCAGATCTTTCCAGATATCTTGAATACGGATTAAATACTTTTTTACTTGGCCTTGTCGGAGCAACCTTAACGATCGCAGCTGCCCTTGCTCTTGCCTTTGTTAAAAGAAATGATGCCGGTCCACTTATGAACTGGGCCACACGCCTTGCTACGCTTGGCTATGCCTTGCCCGGAACGGTTCTGGCCGTAGGTATCTTTATTCCTGCAGCATGGTTGGATAATACTGTAGTCGGTGGGCTGAAAGACCTTGGATTTAATGCCACGCCATTTATACAGGGCTCACTGGGTCTAATGATCGCGGCATACTGTATTCGTTTTCTTGCTGCCGGATTCGGTTCTGTGGACAGTGCAATACAGCGCATAACTCCATCCATAGGCGAAGCCGCCCGCACTCTTGGAGCAACAGGAACGGCTTTGCTTGGCCGCATATACATTCCTATGCTCAGAAAAGGACTACTTACCGGAGCCATTCTTGTTCTTGTAGACATCATGAAAGAAATGCCCATAACCCTGATGATGCGGCCTTTTGGCTGGGACACTCTTGCTGTCAAAATATATGAGTACACTTCCGAAGGAGAATGGGAACTGGCAGCAACCCCAGCCGTAGCCTTAATACTCGTCGGACTTATACCTGTGCTGCTACTCACCAAACAGATGGATAAATAG
- a CDS encoding extracellular solute-binding protein, with protein sequence MKKLITLTITAIMVAAWSVSAFAADVVVYSARKEHLIKPLFDAYTAETGVKVKYITGKAGALLERIKAEGANTSADLFITVDAGNLWHAAEEGILAPINSATLEKNVPSHLRDPQNRWVGLSVRARTIVYNKDKVSPEELSTYEALGEAKWNKRLLLRTSKKVYNQSLVASIIADKGEAETEKIVKSWVANLSVAPFSSDTKALEAVAVGVGDVAIVNTYYFGRLLKKNPDLPLAIFWPNQKTSGVHMNVSGAGVTANAKHKKEAVKLLEWLSSDKAQGKFASLNMEYPVNPEVKPDPIVETWGEFKGNPMNVSKYGEYQAEAIKLMDRAGYK encoded by the coding sequence ATGAAAAAACTTATCACCCTTACCATCACCGCAATTATGGTTGCAGCATGGTCTGTGTCAGCCTTTGCTGCAGACGTAGTTGTTTATTCAGCACGTAAAGAGCACCTCATCAAACCTTTGTTTGATGCATATACTGCAGAAACAGGAGTAAAAGTAAAATACATTACTGGTAAAGCTGGAGCACTTCTTGAGCGTATCAAAGCGGAAGGAGCTAACACTTCAGCCGACCTGTTCATCACAGTAGATGCCGGAAACCTTTGGCATGCTGCAGAAGAAGGAATTCTAGCCCCGATTAATTCTGCTACTCTTGAAAAGAACGTACCTTCGCATCTTCGAGATCCCCAGAACCGCTGGGTTGGTCTTTCGGTACGCGCTCGTACTATCGTATATAATAAAGACAAAGTTTCCCCTGAGGAATTGAGCACCTATGAAGCGCTCGGTGAGGCCAAATGGAATAAACGTCTTTTGCTCAGAACATCTAAAAAAGTTTACAACCAGTCTCTCGTAGCATCAATTATCGCCGACAAAGGTGAAGCTGAAACGGAAAAAATTGTTAAATCATGGGTGGCGAATCTGTCTGTAGCCCCTTTCTCCAGCGACACCAAAGCTCTTGAAGCAGTTGCAGTTGGCGTTGGTGATGTTGCAATAGTCAACACATATTATTTTGGTCGTCTGCTTAAAAAGAATCCAGATCTCCCGCTCGCTATATTCTGGCCTAATCAGAAAACAAGCGGCGTTCACATGAATGTTTCCGGAGCAGGCGTGACTGCAAATGCTAAGCACAAAAAAGAAGCTGTTAAGCTGCTTGAATGGCTTTCCTCTGACAAAGCTCAAGGTAAATTTGCATCTCTGAACATGGAATACCCTGTTAACCCAGAAGTTAAGCCAGACCCGATTGTTGAAACTTGGGGAGAATTCAAAGGTAATCCTATGAACGTATCCAAATACGGTGAATATCAGGCAGAAGCTATCAAGCTGATGGATAGAGCCGGATACAAATAA
- a CDS encoding peptidylprolyl isomerase — MTKASARHLLVSDEQTCLDLKKQIQDGADFGELAKKHSSCPSGQQGGALGEFRPGQMVPEFDTVVFNEAVGEVHGPVKTQFGYHLLIIDSRED, encoded by the coding sequence ATGACAAAAGCATCTGCACGCCATCTTTTGGTTAGTGATGAACAGACCTGTCTGGACCTGAAAAAACAAATTCAGGACGGCGCAGACTTTGGTGAACTGGCAAAAAAACACTCCAGCTGTCCTTCCGGTCAGCAGGGTGGCGCTCTCGGTGAGTTCCGCCCCGGCCAGATGGTCCCGGAATTTGATACCGTTGTGTTCAATGAAGCCGTTGGCGAAGTTCATGGACCCGTAAAAACACAGTTCGGTTACCACCTGCTGATCATCGATAGCCGCGAAGACTAA
- a CDS encoding ABC transporter ATP-binding protein → MPELLKVNEIDKFYDNFHAVKNVSFTLEQGEIGCLLGPSGCGKTTLLRSIAGFEDIAAGSISIAERQVAGNKTVPPEKRSIGMVFQDYALFPHLTVKENIAFGIDSLLKKEQGNRIEELLQTVELLGEGDKYPHELSGGQQQRVALARALAPEPKLLLMDEPFSNLDVALRETLSTEIRKILKDRSITALMVTHNQNEAFAMADKVGILSSGTMQQWDTPHAVYHRPVNPVVASFVGEGMFIKGEVTSQSTVECALGTLSGELPQEYSPNSKVNLLIRPEDVVHHDDSPYGANIISKTFRGPTILYTLELDSGEQILSLVPSHHQHAIGQRIGIYQEVEDLVVFPADSCL, encoded by the coding sequence ATGCCGGAACTTCTTAAAGTTAACGAAATAGATAAATTTTATGATAATTTTCATGCAGTTAAAAATGTAAGTTTCACTCTCGAACAGGGAGAGATTGGTTGTCTACTTGGCCCTAGTGGCTGCGGCAAAACAACACTTTTGCGCTCGATAGCCGGATTTGAAGATATAGCGGCCGGTTCCATTTCAATCGCAGAAAGGCAAGTTGCTGGAAACAAAACTGTCCCACCGGAAAAACGCAGTATCGGTATGGTCTTTCAAGATTACGCACTCTTTCCTCATCTCACAGTGAAAGAAAATATTGCATTCGGAATAGATTCACTTTTGAAAAAGGAACAGGGTAACCGGATTGAAGAGTTGCTCCAAACGGTTGAACTGCTGGGAGAAGGAGATAAATATCCTCACGAACTTTCCGGTGGACAGCAGCAACGTGTGGCTCTTGCACGCGCACTCGCTCCCGAACCTAAGCTCTTACTCATGGATGAGCCTTTTTCCAATCTTGATGTAGCTCTGCGCGAAACCCTTTCCACAGAAATCAGGAAAATCCTTAAGGATCGCTCTATTACAGCGCTGATGGTAACTCATAATCAGAATGAAGCCTTTGCCATGGCGGACAAAGTTGGGATACTTTCCAGCGGGACCATGCAGCAATGGGACACTCCGCACGCAGTTTATCATCGTCCAGTTAATCCTGTAGTGGCAAGTTTTGTGGGGGAAGGAATGTTCATTAAAGGCGAGGTTACAAGCCAAAGCACAGTAGAATGCGCCCTTGGAACGCTCAGCGGAGAACTTCCACAAGAGTACAGTCCTAATTCAAAAGTAAACCTGCTAATCAGACCTGAAGATGTAGTCCATCATGATGATAGTCCATACGGAGCTAATATCATATCCAAGACCTTCCGTGGGCCAACTATCCTTTACACACTTGAACTGGACAGTGGAGAACAAATTCTCTCACTTGTGCCAAGCCACCACCAGCATGCAATAGGTCAACGCATAGGAATATATCAAGAAGTTGAAGATCTGGTTGTCTTTCCGGCGGATAGCTGTCTTTAA
- a CDS encoding GNAT family N-acetyltransferase gives MIRPSAENDFVFLCQLRKLALLEAVETVFGWNETIQKEICRREWEEARPDIIEINGQKAGSYLVQINSDHIYLERFYLLPKFQGQGIGSKILNDVLALSERENLPIKLCYLQGNRVGRLYTRLGFKILSEDTEFVHMIRPLTTKQ, from the coding sequence GTGATTCGTCCATCTGCTGAAAATGATTTTGTATTTCTCTGTCAGCTTAGGAAACTAGCTTTACTCGAAGCAGTAGAAACCGTGTTTGGTTGGAACGAAACAATCCAAAAAGAAATATGTCGCCGAGAATGGGAAGAGGCTCGGCCAGATATTATTGAAATCAACGGCCAAAAAGCTGGCTCATACTTAGTCCAAATCAATTCGGATCATATATATTTGGAACGTTTCTACCTTCTCCCTAAGTTCCAAGGGCAAGGCATCGGCAGCAAAATTTTAAACGACGTATTGGCTCTCTCCGAACGTGAGAATCTACCAATAAAGCTCTGTTACCTCCAAGGAAACCGAGTTGGACGCTTGTATACGCGGCTTGGTTTCAAAATTCTCTCTGAAGACACAGAATTTGTTCATATGATTAGGCCGTTAACAACAAAGCAGTAA
- the hsdR gene encoding EcoAI/FtnUII family type I restriction enzme subunit R, with amino-acid sequence MHQNLNEAETRAELIDPALVACGWGKVAESRVKREVITKGRLLGGGKRSKQDIADYVLVYRGQKLAVIEAKKAGLPDTEGVAQAKRYAEKLKTRFTYSTNGIGIYCIDMETGTEGYIESFPTPDELWNATYAEESLWRDRFSAVPFEDKGGAWEARYYQHNAITSTLEAIAAGKDRILLTLATGTGKTFIAFQLAWKLFHSRWNLKEWRGGEEITRRPRILFLADRNILADQAYNSFSAFPEDALIRISPDAIRKKGMVPKNGSVFFTIFQTFMSGTDEEGNPAPNFGDYPPDFFDFIVIDECHRGGARDESNWRGILDYFSPAVQLGLTATPKRKGNVDTYSYFGDPVYIYSLKEGINDGYLTPFKVVQIATTLDDYTYTSDDSVLEGEVEEGKLYTESDFNIKIVIPEREKKRVKVFMDAIDQDHKTLVFGSTQAHALLIRDSINQVKDSTNPNYCVRVAADDGAAGEAFLRKFQDNEKTIPTILTTSQKLSTGVDAKNVRNIVLMRPVNSMIEFKQIVGRGTRLFDGKDYFTIYDFVGAYKHFSDPEWDGDPEEPEGGTEGPGIEIDPIPCSICGQSPCICEKTPETCPKCGEIPCICKKKPKLRIKLADGKERLIQHMMATTFWSTEGKPISAAEFIEQMYGDLPELFKDEDELCALWGKPDTRKKLLSGLEERGYGQEQLRDLSSMINAEKSDLFDVLAYIAFALAPISREERVESRKGLIFREYNDKQQEFLSFVLAHYVSDGVNELDQDKLPDLLELKYHSTGDAVAELGSIAAIRDVFVGFQERLYVSVSGNQ; translated from the coding sequence ATGCACCAGAACCTCAATGAAGCTGAAACCCGTGCTGAATTAATTGATCCTGCTCTTGTTGCTTGCGGTTGGGGCAAGGTTGCGGAAAGCCGAGTTAAACGTGAAGTCATTACCAAAGGCCGTCTCCTTGGCGGTGGTAAACGCAGTAAGCAGGACATAGCAGATTATGTACTGGTTTACCGTGGGCAAAAGCTGGCTGTTATTGAGGCTAAAAAGGCGGGTTTACCGGACACTGAGGGCGTTGCGCAGGCCAAGCGTTATGCTGAAAAGCTGAAAACTCGTTTTACATATTCTACCAATGGCATCGGTATTTACTGCATAGATATGGAAACCGGTACGGAAGGTTATATTGAGTCTTTTCCTACGCCGGATGAGCTTTGGAATGCTACCTATGCAGAAGAAAGTTTGTGGCGCGACAGATTTTCCGCTGTTCCTTTCGAGGACAAAGGCGGAGCTTGGGAAGCGCGATATTATCAGCATAATGCGATTACCAGCACTCTGGAAGCAATCGCAGCGGGGAAGGACCGCATTCTGCTTACTCTTGCCACGGGAACGGGTAAGACTTTTATTGCATTTCAGCTGGCGTGGAAATTGTTTCATAGCCGTTGGAATTTAAAAGAATGGCGCGGCGGTGAAGAGATTACACGTCGACCTCGAATTCTGTTTCTTGCAGACCGTAATATTCTGGCCGATCAGGCTTATAACTCCTTTTCAGCATTCCCCGAAGACGCACTGATCCGCATCTCTCCCGATGCTATCCGTAAAAAAGGCATGGTCCCTAAGAACGGCAGTGTTTTCTTTACAATATTCCAGACTTTTATGAGCGGGACAGATGAGGAAGGTAACCCTGCTCCTAATTTCGGGGACTATCCGCCGGACTTTTTCGATTTTATCGTTATAGATGAGTGCCACCGTGGCGGTGCTCGGGATGAAAGCAACTGGCGCGGCATTCTGGACTATTTTTCGCCAGCGGTTCAGCTTGGGCTTACTGCCACCCCGAAGCGTAAAGGGAATGTGGATACTTATAGTTATTTCGGTGATCCTGTTTATATTTACTCGCTTAAAGAAGGCATTAACGACGGCTACCTTACCCCGTTCAAAGTTGTTCAGATTGCAACGACCCTTGATGACTACACTTATACTTCCGATGATTCCGTGCTGGAAGGAGAGGTTGAGGAAGGCAAGCTGTATACAGAAAGTGATTTCAATATAAAAATAGTAATTCCTGAGCGTGAAAAGAAACGTGTTAAAGTTTTTATGGATGCAATTGATCAGGATCACAAAACGCTGGTGTTCGGTTCAACACAGGCCCATGCACTGCTGATTCGGGACTCAATTAATCAGGTAAAAGATAGCACCAATCCTAATTACTGTGTGCGTGTTGCCGCCGATGACGGAGCCGCAGGTGAAGCTTTTCTGCGCAAATTTCAGGATAACGAAAAAACGATTCCAACCATTCTCACCACCTCACAAAAATTATCCACGGGCGTAGATGCCAAAAATGTCCGCAATATTGTACTGATGCGGCCTGTTAATTCCATGATTGAATTCAAACAGATTGTAGGGCGCGGAACCCGTTTGTTTGACGGGAAAGATTATTTCACAATTTATGATTTTGTCGGAGCATATAAACATTTCAGCGATCCTGAATGGGACGGCGATCCAGAAGAGCCTGAAGGTGGAACAGAAGGTCCGGGAATAGAAATTGATCCAATACCGTGTTCTATATGTGGACAGAGTCCTTGTATTTGCGAAAAAACACCGGAAACTTGCCCTAAATGTGGCGAGATTCCTTGTATCTGTAAGAAGAAACCTAAGCTCAGAATCAAACTGGCAGATGGCAAAGAACGCTTGATTCAGCACATGATGGCGACAACCTTTTGGAGCACAGAAGGAAAGCCTATCTCAGCCGCTGAATTTATCGAACAGATGTACGGAGATTTGCCGGAATTGTTCAAAGATGAAGATGAACTATGCGCACTCTGGGGTAAACCGGACACCCGTAAAAAACTGCTCTCAGGACTTGAAGAAAGGGGTTACGGGCAAGAACAGCTACGCGACCTAAGTTCGATGATCAATGCCGAGAAAAGCGATCTTTTCGACGTTCTCGCATATATCGCTTTCGCTCTTGCTCCCATCAGCAGAGAAGAGCGGGTGGAAAGCCGCAAAGGGCTAATTTTTAGAGAATACAACGATAAACAGCAGGAATTCCTGTCCTTCGTCCTCGCTCACTACGTATCCGATGGCGTAAACGAACTTGATCAAGACAAACTACCTGACCTGCTGGAGCTTAAATACCATTCAACAGGTGATGCAGTTGCAGAGCTTGGAAGTATTGCCGCAATCCGTGATGTCTTTGTGGGTTTTCAAGAGCGGCTGTATGTTTCAGTTAGTGGGAATCAATAA